One genomic segment of Thunnus albacares chromosome 18, fThuAlb1.1, whole genome shotgun sequence includes these proteins:
- the lpar1 gene encoding lysophosphatidic acid receptor 1 — protein MDEEQCYYNETIAFFYNRSGKYLATDWNTVSKLVMGLGITVCIFIMLANLLVMIAIYVNRRFHFPIYYLMANLAAADFFAGLAYFYLMFNTGPNTRRLTVSTWLLRQGLIDTSLTASVANLLAIAIERHITVFRMQLHTRMSNRRVVVVIVIIWTMSIIMGAIPSVGWNCICSIKSCSNMAPLYSNSYLVFWAVFNLVTFVVMVTLYAHIFVYVRQRTMRMSRHSSGPRRNRDTMMSLLKTVVIVLGAFIICWTPGLVILLLDVFCASCNVLTYEKFFLLLAEFNSAMNPIIYSYRDKEMSATFRQILCCQRQENVNGTAAEGSDRSASSINHTVLSGGHHHHNEHSVV, from the exons ATGGATGAGGAACAGTGCTACTACAATGAGACCATCGCCTTCTTCTACAACCGCAGTGGCAAGTACCTCGCTACTGACTGGAACACGGTCAGCAAGCTGGTGATGGGCCTGGGCATCACCGTGTGCATCTTCATCATGCTCGCCAACCTTCTGGTGATGATCGCGATCTATGTCAACAGGAGATTCCACTTCCCCATCTACTACCTGATGGCCAACCTGGCAGCTGCTGACTTCTTTGCTGGACTGGCATACTTCTACTTGATGTTCAACACGGGGCCAAACACGAGGCGTCTTACTGTTTCGACGTGGCTGCTCCGTCAAGGTTTGATTGATACAAGCCTGACAGCGTCTGTGGCCAACCTGCTCGCCATCGCCATAGAGCGCCACATCACCGTGTTCCGAATGCAACTACACACACGCATGAGCAACCGGCGTGTGGTGGTTGTGATTGTCATAATCTGGACCATGTCCATAATCATGGGGGCCATCCCCAGCGTGGGCTGGAACTGTATCTGTAGTATTAAATCTTGCTCCAACATGGCGCCGCTTTACAGCAACTCCTACCTGGTCTTCTGGGCAGTGTTTAACCTGGTGACatttgttgtcatggtgacactGTATGCTCACATCTTTGTCTATGTACGCCAGAGGACCATGAGGATGTCGCGGCACAGCTCTGGACCACGACGCAACCGAGACACCATGATGTCTCTGCTGAAAACCGTGGTGATCGTGTTGG GTGCCTTCATAATCTGCTGGACTCCCGGCCTGGTCATCCTCCTTCTCGACGTCTTCTGCGCCAGCTGCAACGTCCTCACCTATGAAAAGTTCTTCCTGCTTCTCGCCGAGTTCAACTCAGCCATGAACCCCATCATCTACTCCTACCGCGACAAGGAGATGAGTGCCACCTTCAGGCAGATCCTGTGCTGCCAGCGGCAGGAGAACGTCAACGGGACGGCAGCAGAGGGATCCGACCGATCGGCGTCGTCCATCAACCACACGGTGCTGAGCGGCGGTCACCATCACCACAACGAACACTCGGTGGTATAA